The window gccaaactgatggtagccgtacggaacactaaatgcctcgagctatctcggacttggcccaATTATTTAATAGGTAATTGCCGGATACAATAATGTCAATTTACCTAGTTGTCGCTAGAATTCTTTGTCTACGTAATTTTGTTTCACTCTGTAGGTAGTTTAGGTTCGTTCTTTCTTAACTCTGCAATTGCCATCGGGTTCATCCATGATTCAAaccctttaaatttttttaaaataaataactgttGGTCTTTGTAAAGGGACTTCGCAAAAAcattccatttttattttatcttatgaATGAAATAATGAAAAGTACGTTATTGGATTAATTCAGGCGTGTACCAAGTTAATCACGAATAAAAAAGTGTAAGATAACTGACACGCATTAGTTAGTTAGGTTTAACGCTCTCCTTTTGTTCGGCCGCCCGCTGCCGAAGGCCACGTCTGCCATCGATTGATAGTGGAAGTAATTGGACCGATCGTGGCACTACTTCACTGTCTACTAGACGTTTAAATAGACTATTCGTAGATCACGATCGTTCGCGTGTACTAGCCGTTATCTagatcaatataaaatacccgACTTGTCCGCTGAATCGTATACGCGTATAAATTATCCGCGACTGACcactttatgtttatttaagaTTAAGATAAACTATGATTATTTTACCTGATCCAGTATCGTCGTCGTAATATTCATCGTCGTAGTCGAGGACAGCGTGCAGCTGTGTTTTGCCACCGGATCCTCCAGTTTCCACTTTAGTGAAACCGGGAGGACGGTCGGAGGGAGTCTGGTCACTGCTGCTGCCACTGCCGCCTTTTGTTCCAGGGTTTATGTGCTGTCGAGGTTGCAATGGCGCTGGAGTTGAAATAGGTCCATTAACAAAGTTGAAATTATTCACATTCTGGTTCGAGGGACCCTCGAACCTTCGACTAGATGTTGGACTCGGTGATGTCGCTGGTGGATAAGGCGCATCCGAGTAGCCTGGATTATAAAGCGGCCTCTGACCACTTTTCTGGTTTATTCTCCTTTGCTCGTAATCGTAGTCTCCTGTCGGATCGTGGACATACTGCCCCGTGTTATCGTACTGAGGATTCACTTCTTGTACTCGTTGGTTTTCTATTTGTATGTCTAACCTACTGTTTTGTTGATATATTTGGGTATGAAGCTGTCCCGCGTAGGGGTTTTGCGGAACTTCTTCGTGACGAGGATAATGTGTGAACTGGTTGGGAGGAGGGAGGTAGGCGGTGCCAGCACGTTTCCGGATTTTAGACCTTCGTTGCTGTTGGTTCACTGGTGGAGCGAAAGGCTCATTGCCAGGTGCTAGAGGGTCACTGTCAGGCTGGTAGTCCTTTGGAGAGTACAGAAGGTCGTCTAGACCGAGCCTCAAGGGGCCAGGCACTGGGGACGTATCAACAAGGGCCGGTGTGGCCGCTGCGACCGACGCCAGCGTAAAATTCGCCAACGCCATTCTCAGTAATGCGGCATTGGCGTGAAATGTCAACTTGCTAAGTCAATATAATGTACGTTCGAGGCGCTATTACGGCCGCGGTTGCATAATGCCGTGAGAGGTTTGGAGGCGTCTAGGCGCGCGGCCGTCTTCGCATAGTCAGAGCACAGACTGATATCCCCGCCGCACTATGTTACTATGTATCACATGCCCCGAAAAGTTTGGCGCGTTATCTGAAACAATCGAAATCACGTTTATCACATTTATTACATGAATTACTTAGCAAGTCTCAAAGTGTcataaacaaaagaaaatttacgACCTAATCGCTTTAGAGCGACGCTTTGAATCAGTTTCTGTACTCGTCAAGCGTTTTATGGCCGGATTTCCCCTCATTTTGTTGTAGGTATCCTTGCTACTTTACAAATGGCATTTGGTTCGAAATGCGAGAATCGTGATGCCATTCGATGATCTTCGCGAACGGTTTTGGTACCGAAACTAGGGAAACCCCAATCCAAATATGTTGAACGATCTGACTCGTAGACAAAAGATGTAATATGATCACAAAAGACTATTCGATTATACAATAGCATGAATACAAAATAGGCATTTTGCTGTTAGCGAATAACAATACGATCGATAACCataattattgtattaaatttGTCTTTTGTTTATGTGCGCTGTCTTTTGAAACACCtattgaattattattatgtttccatGGATATCTATCGTAATTTGGATTTATTTATGATACATTGTAAGCGCCACGGGAAGTAGTAAATTGCCGTTGCAACACCAAGATTTAACGTTACACAGATTGTGATCGTTTAGGTAAAGTGGATGCTAACTACCTATGAAGAAAATATGTTAGTGATAGTAACAATTTGTTTTAAAAGGAGTTTACTATCTAAATACAATAAAAAGATGTTAGGTATAAGTACAGGAATTTCAAACACAACATGATCTTCAAGTTTTTTTACACTATCTTAGGTCCAAAATCTGCATAGTACATAGTTATGTTAGATAAGGTGCTACTAAAATATATTGAGTACTTAAttcgttttgtttttaatacataCAAATAGTAAGGCGTTTTTGACAATTCATAGCAGAAGTAGCTTATTAggttagtagaaaaaaaataagttacggatcttataaaaagaaaaatattttgctaGCAAAATCATAATTAATTTCCCAACACGAATTCTAACAGGTTTTTATATGCCCCAAATATCGGAGGAATGTTGATTGAAGTGTTTTGTGACTCATTCGTAATAAGAACATTAAGTCATAATTAAGTAATATGACGTTTCGTTTCCTTTTCAACAAGGATTTGGACTTCAATTACCAACCTACTCTTCGTTAATTTCGTCAGTTATAGACGTGCGAAGTAGTCCATTATTGTgaacattaattaaataacttattgCACCAGTTGTAttctatattatattttattatacttcATTATAGTCACAGCACGATTTAGTATTTCAAGAATGGtccaaaataattaatataataataggaTGACCGATGATGCCATTTCTGAAGTGACTACAGCTTCCGTGTGATCTTGAATGACGAATTCGGGTGGAGCACGATTTCACAAAACTATAAATTTGGACCAATTAATACGAGTTAGGTATCaccatagagaaaaaatacatagagtgctcactccataagtaggtacatcagttttagtaccaaaacgactattattttcgtagtcgccatctagcatcgagtagcggaattatcagtacctacgctacttgacaatagatgttctgacgaccgaaaagtctaacgCTCAACAATTTTTaactaataatatattataaccggattaaccggaactctattatCAACTccttctgtttttaatattagttgtaaattgttgttcaatacaattttcgtgaatCGCGACACTAGAGcattctagtatcaagtagcggtactgataattccgctaatATCGATTAGACCGCTAggtgtcgactgcgaaaataatagtcgttttggcatcaacactgatgtatggagtgagcattctcttcttactatatttctctatggtatcATCTTCTCGATTACTTGTGATACGGTATACTTAATTGCCTTACGAATTATATTTACTTTGATTGCGATAATTGACACTTTTCATAGGGCCACACTGGGATTATCGTGATAAATAACGGCGTTTCCCGTTAGTGTCACCCCGGCATTATtgggtacctactacctacttgACGTATGTGCTTAAATATCCATCTTTGATCAAAGTATCTTTGTGTCCGTCCTACGAATTTAGACAATTTtaattgtacaaaaatatttattcttaaGGGGAACATTTTGCTGTTACTCGAAATTTATCTTCTCTTCTCGCATCGCATCGCTTCTTTCTTCGGGCATCTTGGGCCCGTTTCTCAATATttagcttgtaacttgtaatacaagcggatgtcactttttgacagtttttgcTAGAaaaggacttccacttgtattacaagttacaagcatTTGAGCAACAGGCCCCTTAAGTCACACGAACCTCGAAGTTactcccatacaatcgaagttcgCTCTCATTATAAAAGGCTTTTCCAAAAACGCTTACACAAAAATTAAGTAgttctatttgaaagctacctATCAGTTTAAAAAGGTACCTACTACACGAAATTTTGATTATAATTGGATGCTAAAATGTATAGAAAAAAGTTGGCAACTTTTTTCACTACATGCCTTCAAAAGTAGCTAATCTCGGCACCTAAGTTGCTGCGGTGGGAACACTTATTTTCGGTACCGCTAGCCCTCGTAGCTATCGCCGAAGATCATCAGGATCACGACACTCGCGCACGCCTCCGTGGGAAACCCAATGACGGTGCAGTGAGTTGCAATTCACACTACGATATTAATGGTACGCTTTCTGAACTAGTGATTAATAGAGCCAAGAataggctactttcctactagtcaaatcagcttctttttacAACTGTCAAAAGTATGTTTGATTCTaacaataaaaaccggtcaagagCATGTCATAAGCATGTCCTTCTTAAATATGTAGGTCTTGTTCCAAAAGTGGAGTATACCTTTCCACCAATTTGTAACAAACTAATGACAATAAACTGAATGTTCAATAACTGTTCGATTCAATAACAATGTAAGCAACTGCATGGGAATCTCGATAATTTGCTCATGTAGAAAGAAGCAACGGTTACGAAATGACAAATCTGTTTCATTTGTCATAAGACTCTTAAGTAGGGAATAGTGATTTATCCGTGTATTACGTTGCTACGTTATTCTCACGTGAACATCATTAATACGGTTACAACTAGTGCTTGGGAAAAGAATAAGCCATTGAAAACTTAACTGGCAAAGTTGTAAGTGAGTTTAAACTATATCCAATaaagttaagtaggtacctattcctAACTATACCTATATCGATAAATTTTCAGTGGCTTAACTAGCTGATTTGGTATCAACTGTGGTATTTTCAAATCATCTTTTTAACTAGACCATTTTGCTACCCAAATGCGCATCGGATACATTCTTGTCCGAGTATTTATTCTCTTAAATACGGGGCAACAAACGTTTTAGATGGCGGCCTCAACTATTTAAGGAAATGATACTAATCGACACGCGTCACAAATTTTCACACGGTTCTATTAAAACATTAAACAAACAGTAAACTGTTTTTTCTCCTTTTGAGGGGTGTGATTTATCGCTAGCTACATATGTTGAGTGTGGTCATTTTCGCCTGTCAATTTTAGCAGTTTTATCATCGACTTGTTGTGAGCATTAACTGCCAAAAGTTCGTTATTAGTCAGTTTTAAGTTTTACATTTAATTTCTGTTAGCAGTTATCGACGTTCCTATTAACTActatacaatttttatttttttgattgagtTCCTTGACCTCTACTTATCGACCAAAGAAATTCCATGACATGCGCTAGAAATGTTTTAAACTACTCGCATAGTAATactgaatttttttttagaaataaatgTACACAGAGCACTGTTTCCGTCGGTCAACAATAGCTTTATAAACCCCAATTCATCATTCTACATCAGGTTTAAATGTCAGTGTTCAAATATATTTTCGTATATGTGTCAATGGattgtatataattttaatacattaCGCGTAGCAAAGTCTTTGCCGTGTTGACATAAACAGGTAAGTACTcaagatacttaaataaacttCAGAAAGACTCGCCAGCATATGTACTGGGAAGTTGTCTTTTAACGCGTTTTAAGTTAATAAGGAAATTGTAAAAAAGTCTGCCTTCAAACGCATTtgtatgattaaaaaaaaaacaaacaacagTGACTTAACACAATCAAGCTATAATTGCGAGGTTTGGTGTA of the Cydia fagiglandana chromosome 17, ilCydFagi1.1, whole genome shotgun sequence genome contains:
- the LOC134672391 gene encoding protein spaetzle 3 isoform X2 — its product is MALANFTLASVAAATPALVDTSPVPGPLRLGLDDLLYSPKDYQPDSDPLAPGNEPFAPPVNQQQRRSKIRKRAGTAYLPPPNQFTHYPRHEEVPQNPYAGQLHTQIYQQNSRLDIQIENQRVQEVNPQYDNTGQYVHDPTGDYDYEQRRINQKSGQRPLYNPGYSDAPYPPATSPSPTSSRRFEGPSNQNVNNFNFVNGPISTPAPLQPRQHINPGTKGGSGSSSDQTPSDRPPGFTKVETGGSGGKTQLHAVLDYDDEYYDDDTGSDSGQPAVTPVQGPILLRNGSVPVVPLTSYQTVNNGSFYQIPILWTALSVALGYELQGQIIRGVPCVKRNYQLYCPTASNTYPLDKIEEFIDENKALIKRMYGSFATPGGSRVRRAPGVPDMHAGDSYFRHVRQASNTNLPDPQSVNSTGRVDSCQSKTEIMTPYWALNSARKLRAIVNTMHFEQAIHQEVCSKKSTARCMGDCGCEQKYKWHRLLAYDPNDDCAGIFMDWFLFPSCCVCRCKP
- the LOC134672391 gene encoding protein spaetzle 3 isoform X1, encoding MALANFTLASVAAATPALVDTSPVPGPLRLGLDDLLYSPKDYQPDSDPLAPGNEPFAPPVNQQQRRSKIRKRAGTAYLPPPNQFTHYPRHEEVPQNPYAGQLHTQIYQQNSRLDIQIENQRVQEVNPQYDNTGQYVHDPTGDYDYEQRRINQKSGQRPLYNPGYSDAPYPPATSPSPTSSRRFEGPSNQNVNNFNFVNGPISTPAPLQPRQHINPGTKGGSGSSSDQTPSDRPPGFTKVETGGSGGKTQLHAVLDYDDEYYDDDTGSDSGQPAVTPVQGPILLRNGSVPVVPLTSYQTVNNGSFYQIPILWTALSVALGYELQGQIIRGVPCVKRNYQLYCPTAGNTYPLDKIEEFIDENKALIKRMYGSFATPGGSRVRRAPGVPDMHAGDSYFRHVRQASNTNLPDPQSVNSTGRVDSCQSKTEIMTPYWALNSARKLRAIVNTMHFEQAIHQEVCSKKSTARCMGDCGCEQKYKWHRLLAYDPNDDCAGIFMDWFLFPSCCVCRCKP